In a single window of the Streptomyces sp. NBC_00094 genome:
- a CDS encoding DUF742 domain-containing protein has protein sequence MNEDSTGGGPSAPGSQWYDADAGPLVRPYAMTGGRTRPGPSNVRFDLIALVIVDDDPPGAAEESLLGPEHRSLLALCRAETQSVAELAADADLPVGVVRVLLGDLLESGFVRVSRPVPPAQLPDERILREVIDGLRAL, from the coding sequence ATGAACGAGGACAGCACCGGCGGCGGCCCGTCCGCGCCGGGCAGTCAGTGGTACGACGCCGACGCCGGGCCGCTCGTACGTCCGTACGCGATGACCGGCGGGCGGACCCGACCGGGGCCCAGCAACGTACGGTTCGACCTCATCGCCCTCGTCATCGTCGACGACGATCCGCCCGGCGCCGCCGAGGAGAGCCTCCTCGGCCCCGAACACCGCTCCCTGCTCGCCCTGTGCCGGGCCGAGACGCAGTCGGTGGCCGAGCTCGCCGCCGACGCCGACCTGCCCGTCGGCGTCGTCCGGGTCCTCCTCGGCGACCTCCTCGAATCGGGCTTCGTCCGCGTCAGCAGGCCCGTACCCCCCGCACAGCTCCCCGACGAAAGAATCCTGAGGGAAGTCATCGATGGCCTACGAGCGCTCTGA
- a CDS encoding class I SAM-dependent methyltransferase, translating to MSDDPTHVREFFGVRAADWDSRFPDDGPAYAAAVTEIGLRPGDAVLDAGCGTGRALTPLREAVGPSGTVLGADLTPEMLTEAVRAGRGGHGTLLLADVGRLPVRDGALDAVFGAGLISHLAEPVAGLTELARAVRPGGRLALFHPIGRAALAARHGRQITPDDLRAEPVLRPLLAEAGWRLVSYVDEDTRYLALAVREG from the coding sequence ATGAGCGATGACCCCACGCATGTCCGAGAGTTCTTCGGTGTTCGCGCCGCCGACTGGGACAGCCGGTTCCCCGACGACGGACCGGCGTACGCCGCCGCCGTGACCGAGATCGGGCTGCGCCCCGGCGACGCGGTGCTCGACGCCGGCTGCGGGACCGGCCGGGCCCTGACTCCGCTCAGGGAGGCCGTCGGCCCGTCCGGCACCGTGCTCGGCGCGGATCTGACCCCCGAGATGCTGACCGAGGCCGTACGGGCGGGACGCGGCGGTCACGGCACCCTCCTGCTCGCCGACGTCGGCCGGCTGCCGGTCCGCGACGGCGCGCTCGACGCCGTGTTCGGGGCGGGACTCATCTCGCATCTCGCCGAGCCCGTCGCCGGCCTGACGGAACTCGCCAGGGCCGTCCGTCCGGGCGGCCGCCTCGCGCTGTTCCACCCCATCGGGCGTGCCGCCCTCGCGGCCCGCCACGGCCGGCAGATCACACCGGACGACCTGCGCGCCGAGCCCGTGCTGCGCCCGCTGCTCGCCGAGGCCGGCTGGCGGCTCGTCAGTTACGTGGACGAGGACACCCGCTACCTGGCACTGGCCGTCCGCGAGGGCTGA
- a CDS encoding nitrate- and nitrite sensing domain-containing protein produces MRTPRKTKDAEATAPPPAAARGRRAHAGPPADEPGPHTPEAFPTTGRTAGQRTPAPGTHAAGTHAVGTPGARTPVAPRGGRATRHGLRPRTVRAKIVSLLMVPVVSLLALWGFATVTTAQDVARLRQLQRVDAEIREPVTAAIDALQAERRAAVRQVAAPGTARTAELKDRIRRTDAALDRLRLDGEHTVGDTGDLPGDVPERVGAFVGTVEGLARLRTAAVDGRADGDQVYEEYTAAVSAGFAVGGSLTGIQDPQQGSDARVLLEFGRAGEMLSREDALLGSAHLTGRLTPERLRAFAGAVETRRTLIASATVDLPADARAAWDRLAAGRDHTLLVRAEDRVLAAAAGRPAAQAVTSAEWDDTSAAVRSGLTAIETDARGAAADRADPFAGGVLSMGGAAVLLGLAAVAASLVISVRIGRGLVVELVSLRNTALGIARRKLPAAMRRLRAGEEIDVQAEAPPGPDSQDEIGQVGEALTTVHRAALSAAVERAELASGISGVFVNLARRSQVLVHRQLNLLDSMERRADDPNELGDLFRLDHLTTRMRRHAESLIILSGAAPGRAWRMPVPLTNVVRAAVSEIEDYARVEVRRLPETAVVGGAVADLTHLLAELIENAAQFSPPHTKVRVSGEPVGNGYALEIEDRGLGMGKETLAEANARIAQSEALDLFDSDRLGLFVVSRLSSRHDIKVQLRTSPYGGTTAVVLLPTDVLQGALPPGRGTQASTGPGADGAQSGTPAANPGPQRAPADVSRGRDPRSGDSRGGDPRTDASRSGDPRVGGAVAGAARAAREHEEAQRAEARRFGRPQGPRTPTPTLPLGPTAAPRSTTPQQQAGPQPLSRPQPTDRPRPQSLPRPTVVPALAAGPEQGPPPPGVTALRPRGASVPTSTSATPPPAQAVPTPPPAAPVAPTPPRPRTPAPAQPPTTPAAGAGPYGPYGNPGGHGDHGDHSDHGGHGDHGDPEGDLPRRVRQASLVPQLREAPVPDPVSVPAAPGADARTPEQVRDRMAAYRDGWQRGGGPAPGSRRPLGAGFDGVPRHAAHHEPHHDLDDPLAPRFEGDDA; encoded by the coding sequence ATGCGAACTCCCCGCAAGACCAAGGACGCCGAGGCGACGGCGCCGCCGCCGGCGGCCGCGCGCGGACGCCGGGCACACGCCGGGCCGCCCGCCGACGAACCGGGGCCGCACACCCCCGAGGCCTTCCCGACCACCGGGCGCACGGCCGGACAGCGCACCCCCGCCCCTGGCACGCACGCCGCCGGCACGCACGCCGTGGGAACCCCCGGCGCCCGAACCCCCGTCGCGCCGCGGGGCGGCCGCGCCACGCGACACGGTCTGCGTCCCCGTACGGTCCGCGCCAAGATCGTCTCGCTCCTGATGGTCCCCGTCGTCTCGCTCCTCGCCCTGTGGGGCTTCGCCACCGTCACCACCGCCCAGGACGTCGCGCGGCTCCGGCAGCTCCAGCGCGTCGACGCCGAGATCCGGGAACCCGTGACGGCCGCGATCGACGCGCTCCAGGCCGAGCGGCGCGCCGCCGTACGCCAGGTCGCGGCGCCCGGCACCGCCCGTACCGCCGAACTCAAGGACCGGATACGGCGCACGGACGCGGCCCTCGACCGCCTCCGGCTCGACGGCGAGCACACCGTCGGCGACACCGGCGACCTGCCCGGCGACGTCCCCGAACGGGTGGGCGCCTTCGTCGGCACTGTCGAAGGCCTCGCCCGGCTCCGCACCGCCGCCGTCGACGGGCGCGCCGACGGGGACCAGGTGTACGAGGAGTACACCGCCGCCGTCTCCGCGGGCTTCGCCGTCGGCGGCTCCCTCACCGGCATCCAGGACCCCCAGCAGGGGTCCGACGCGCGCGTGCTCCTCGAATTCGGCCGCGCCGGCGAGATGCTGTCCCGCGAGGACGCCCTCCTCGGCTCCGCCCACCTCACCGGACGGCTCACCCCGGAGCGGCTCCGCGCCTTCGCCGGGGCCGTCGAGACCCGGCGTACCCTCATCGCCTCGGCAACCGTCGACCTGCCCGCCGACGCCCGTGCGGCCTGGGACCGGCTCGCGGCGGGCCGCGACCACACCCTCCTCGTCCGCGCCGAGGACCGCGTCCTCGCCGCCGCGGCCGGCCGGCCCGCCGCCCAGGCGGTCACCTCCGCCGAGTGGGACGACACGTCGGCCGCCGTACGGAGCGGACTCACCGCGATCGAGACCGACGCGCGCGGCGCCGCGGCCGACCGCGCCGATCCCTTCGCGGGCGGCGTCCTCAGCATGGGCGGCGCCGCGGTGCTGCTCGGCCTCGCCGCCGTCGCCGCCTCCCTCGTCATCTCCGTCCGCATCGGCCGCGGCCTCGTCGTCGAACTCGTCAGCCTGCGCAACACCGCCCTCGGGATCGCGCGCCGCAAACTCCCCGCCGCCATGCGCCGGCTCCGCGCCGGCGAGGAGATCGACGTCCAGGCCGAAGCGCCGCCGGGGCCCGACTCCCAGGACGAGATCGGCCAGGTCGGCGAGGCCCTCACCACCGTGCACCGCGCGGCCCTCTCCGCCGCCGTCGAACGCGCCGAACTCGCCAGCGGCATCTCCGGCGTCTTCGTCAACCTCGCCCGCCGCAGCCAGGTCCTCGTCCACCGCCAGCTCAACCTCCTGGACAGCATGGAGCGGCGCGCCGACGACCCCAACGAACTCGGCGACCTCTTCCGGCTCGACCACCTCACCACCCGGATGCGTCGCCACGCCGAGAGCCTGATCATTCTTTCCGGCGCCGCTCCCGGCCGTGCCTGGCGGATGCCCGTCCCTCTCACCAACGTCGTCCGCGCCGCCGTCTCCGAGATCGAGGACTACGCGCGCGTGGAGGTGCGCCGGTTGCCCGAGACGGCCGTCGTCGGTGGCGCCGTCGCCGACCTCACCCACCTCCTCGCCGAACTCATCGAGAACGCCGCGCAGTTCTCTCCGCCCCACACGAAGGTGCGCGTCAGCGGCGAACCCGTCGGCAACGGATACGCCCTGGAGATCGAGGACCGCGGGCTCGGCATGGGCAAGGAGACGCTCGCCGAGGCCAACGCCCGCATCGCCCAGTCCGAGGCCCTCGACCTTTTCGACAGCGACCGGCTCGGCCTCTTCGTGGTCAGCAGGCTCTCGTCCCGCCACGACATCAAGGTCCAGCTGCGGACCTCGCCGTACGGCGGCACGACGGCCGTCGTGCTGCTGCCGACCGACGTCCTCCAGGGCGCGCTGCCGCCCGGGCGTGGCACGCAGGCGTCCACCGGGCCGGGCGCGGACGGCGCGCAGTCCGGCACTCCGGCCGCGAACCCCGGGCCCCAGCGGGCTCCGGCCGACGTGTCCCGTGGTCGTGACCCTCGGAGCGGTGACTCCCGTGGCGGTGACCCCCGTACGGACGCGTCGCGTTCGGGCGACCCGCGTGTGGGTGGCGCCGTCGCGGGCGCCGCGCGCGCCGCTCGGGAACACGAGGAGGCCCAGCGCGCGGAGGCTCGCCGCTTCGGCCGCCCGCAGGGCCCCCGCACACCGACGCCGACCCTGCCCCTCGGCCCCACCGCGGCACCCCGGAGCACCACCCCCCAGCAGCAGGCCGGCCCGCAGCCCCTGAGCAGGCCCCAGCCGACGGACCGCCCCCGACCGCAGTCCCTGCCGCGCCCGACGGTGGTGCCCGCCCTCGCGGCGGGTCCGGAGCAGGGGCCTCCGCCGCCCGGGGTCACCGCGTTGCGCCCGCGCGGCGCCTCCGTACCGACCTCGACCTCGGCCACGCCGCCTCCGGCACAGGCGGTGCCGACGCCCCCACCGGCGGCGCCCGTGGCGCCGACTCCGCCGCGGCCACGGACACCGGCTCCCGCGCAGCCGCCCACGACTCCGGCGGCAGGTGCGGGCCCGTACGGCCCGTACGGGAACCCCGGCGGCCACGGCGATCACGGCGATCACAGCGATCACGGCGGCCATGGTGATCACGGCGATCCGGAAGGCGACCTGCCGCGCCGCGTACGGCAGGCGAGCCTCGTCCCACAGCTGCGCGAGGCTCCGGTGCCGGACCCCGTGTCCGTACCGGCGGCACCCGGCGCGGACGCCCGTACCCCGGAACAGGTCCGGGACCGGATGGCGGCCTACCGGGACGGCTGGCAGCGCGGGGGCGGACCCGCCCCCGGCAGCAGGCGCCCCCTCGGGGCCGGCTTCGACGGCGTTCCCCGCCACGCCGCGCACCACGAGCCCCACCACGACCTTGACGACCCCCTGGCCCCCCGCTTCGAAGGAGACGACGCATGA
- a CDS encoding PPOX class F420-dependent oxidoreductase — protein sequence MGAMTRMTEDQWRTFVSAGTRTGKLATVRDDGSPHVAPVWFLLDGDDFVFNTGKDTVKGRNLARDGRVSLCVDDDTPPFAFVTLTGRARLSEDPLELRHWAARLGARYMGEERAEEFGDRNGVPGELLVRVRIDKVIAQGGVSD from the coding sequence ATGGGAGCCATGACGAGAATGACCGAGGATCAGTGGCGGACCTTCGTGTCCGCGGGGACGCGCACCGGCAAGCTGGCGACCGTCCGTGACGACGGTTCTCCCCACGTCGCGCCCGTCTGGTTCCTGCTCGACGGCGACGACTTCGTGTTCAACACGGGCAAGGACACCGTGAAGGGCCGCAATCTCGCCCGGGACGGGCGGGTGTCGCTGTGCGTCGACGACGACACCCCGCCGTTCGCCTTCGTCACCCTGACCGGCCGCGCCCGACTCAGCGAGGACCCACTGGAGTTGCGCCACTGGGCCGCCCGTCTCGGCGCCCGCTACATGGGCGAGGAGCGGGCGGAGGAGTTCGGCGACCGCAACGGGGTCCCGGGCGAACTCCTCGTCCGGGTACGGATCGACAAGGTGATCGCCCAGGGCGGCGTCTCCGACTGA
- a CDS encoding roadblock/LC7 domain-containing protein, translating to MIDHERISPHRSGELDWLLDDLVMRVREVRHTVVLSNDGLAVGSSSGLSREDAEHLAAIASGFNSLAKGAGRQFHTGGVRQTMVEMDDGFLFVAAAGDGSCLAVLSSVSADIGLIAYEMARLVKRVGEHLHTPPRLTVTPPAAG from the coding sequence ATGATCGACCACGAGAGGATCTCCCCTCACCGGTCCGGTGAACTCGACTGGCTCCTCGACGACCTCGTCATGCGGGTCCGCGAGGTCCGCCACACCGTGGTGCTCTCCAACGACGGACTCGCCGTCGGCTCCTCCAGCGGACTCAGCCGGGAGGACGCCGAGCACCTCGCCGCCATCGCCTCGGGCTTCAACAGCCTCGCCAAGGGCGCGGGACGGCAGTTCCACACCGGAGGCGTCCGCCAGACGATGGTCGAGATGGACGACGGCTTCCTCTTCGTCGCCGCGGCGGGGGACGGCTCCTGTCTCGCCGTCCTCAGCTCGGTGAGTGCCGACATCGGACTCATCGCCTACGAGATGGCCCGCCTCGTCAAGCGCGTCGGCGAGCACCTGCACACTCCGCCGCGGCTCACGGTGACCCCGCCGGCCGCAGGCTGA
- a CDS encoding reprolysin-like metallopeptidase has translation MARYRWTGGVALGAMALGVTTVTGFAPARDGGEAGSSGTAAYERDVREAVAAGALSPDSGERITAHTRPRTDPGAGARATEGDAAEDFGAQHVRGRVARVMPAALAPVCGSGYGREVTFPLFGDVTVQAVEEARSTVGSTLVWHGTVAGTADQDIVLTLDGGCDKTPGNEILSGQFMLGGDLYAIEPLGPGRVTIAQLTPLTDEDEGPTLEPPAAALAAELGDRATAVEAENDTRAALKAAAAAACKGGKGYALIDTLVGYTPGARTEAGGDAQIKALAAKGVALANDAFSASGTKVRLRLVGTTLVTVPASLDGVTNKLLSAIALPTDGVADTVPQLRDQYGADLVSVMAAGRAAGGLGYTPPEPGPSTAAWGYSVVGRGAIGNYSMGHEIGHNLSADHDRVTQPVQPENGATGYFPAKGDWSSLMAYESSCRKSTKGTCTRINHFSNPKQKYRGEPIGIPLGKPNQADSSDVLSRTGVAVAAYRAAKTSDAMCAVTSSVSPAGAGTVEPAIPGPYPPGTATVHSAVAAKGYVFSGWKLDGKAAKGGATGFRVPAGDHTLVALFKKGATPTSAVTTKTSGSGTVKQSPAKRAEQEGADLLYEAVPAVGWDFSGWRLDGSSAGDDDTVGIDVGTEDMELTAVFEQRRHALKVACEGGRGTVSLSQDGPYSDGDTVIATAVPDPGYVFVDWMLDGEPYGGDEERSQGETAVSFDGEGHTLTAVYARA, from the coding sequence ATGGCCCGCTACAGATGGACGGGCGGTGTGGCCCTCGGCGCGATGGCGCTGGGGGTCACCACCGTGACCGGCTTCGCCCCGGCGCGGGACGGTGGTGAGGCCGGGTCGTCCGGGACGGCCGCGTACGAACGAGACGTGCGGGAGGCCGTGGCTGCGGGGGCGCTGAGCCCGGACAGCGGCGAACGGATCACGGCGCACACCCGCCCTCGTACGGACCCGGGCGCGGGTGCGCGGGCGACCGAGGGGGACGCCGCCGAGGACTTCGGGGCGCAGCACGTCAGGGGCCGCGTCGCCCGCGTCATGCCCGCCGCGCTCGCCCCCGTGTGCGGCAGCGGCTACGGCCGAGAAGTAACGTTTCCCCTCTTCGGCGACGTGACCGTACAGGCCGTCGAGGAAGCCCGTTCGACCGTCGGTTCCACCCTCGTCTGGCACGGGACGGTCGCCGGCACCGCCGACCAGGACATCGTCCTGACCCTGGACGGCGGCTGCGACAAGACGCCCGGCAACGAGATCCTGAGCGGCCAGTTCATGCTGGGCGGCGACCTGTACGCCATCGAGCCGCTGGGGCCCGGCCGGGTGACGATCGCTCAGCTCACCCCCCTCACCGACGAGGACGAGGGGCCCACGCTCGAACCCCCGGCCGCCGCGCTCGCCGCGGAACTCGGCGACAGGGCGACCGCCGTCGAGGCCGAGAACGACACCCGGGCCGCGCTCAAGGCCGCGGCGGCCGCCGCCTGCAAGGGTGGCAAGGGGTACGCCCTCATCGACACGCTCGTCGGGTACACCCCCGGCGCCCGCACCGAGGCGGGCGGCGACGCGCAGATCAAGGCCCTCGCCGCCAAGGGCGTCGCCCTCGCCAACGACGCCTTCTCCGCCAGCGGCACCAAGGTGCGCCTGCGGCTGGTCGGCACCACCCTCGTGACCGTCCCGGCCTCGCTGGACGGTGTCACGAACAAGCTGCTGAGCGCGATCGCCCTGCCCACGGACGGGGTCGCCGACACCGTCCCGCAGCTGCGCGACCAGTACGGCGCCGACCTGGTCTCCGTGATGGCGGCCGGGCGCGCCGCCGGCGGCCTCGGCTACACCCCGCCCGAGCCCGGCCCGTCCACGGCCGCCTGGGGCTACAGCGTCGTCGGACGCGGGGCCATCGGCAACTACTCCATGGGCCACGAGATCGGCCACAACCTGAGCGCCGACCACGACCGCGTCACCCAGCCCGTGCAGCCCGAGAACGGCGCCACCGGCTACTTCCCGGCCAAGGGCGACTGGTCGTCCCTGATGGCGTACGAGTCCAGCTGCCGCAAGTCGACCAAGGGGACCTGCACGCGGATCAACCACTTCTCCAACCCGAAGCAGAAGTACCGCGGCGAGCCGATCGGCATCCCGCTCGGCAAGCCGAACCAGGCGGACTCCTCCGACGTGCTGAGCAGGACGGGCGTCGCCGTCGCCGCGTACCGCGCGGCCAAGACCTCGGACGCGATGTGCGCGGTCACCTCCTCGGTGTCGCCCGCGGGCGCCGGCACCGTCGAGCCCGCGATCCCCGGCCCGTACCCGCCGGGCACCGCCACCGTCCACTCGGCGGTGGCCGCCAAGGGGTACGTGTTCAGCGGCTGGAAGCTCGACGGCAAGGCCGCCAAGGGCGGGGCGACAGGCTTCCGCGTTCCGGCCGGCGACCACACCCTGGTGGCCCTCTTCAAGAAGGGCGCCACCCCGACGTCGGCCGTCACCACCAAGACCAGCGGCAGCGGCACCGTGAAGCAGAGCCCCGCCAAGCGCGCCGAGCAGGAGGGCGCCGACCTCCTCTACGAGGCCGTGCCCGCCGTCGGCTGGGACTTCTCGGGCTGGCGGCTCGACGGGTCGAGCGCCGGTGACGACGACACCGTCGGCATCGATGTCGGCACCGAGGACATGGAGCTCACCGCGGTGTTCGAGCAGCGGCGCCACGCGCTGAAGGTCGCGTGCGAGGGCGGCCGCGGCACCGTCTCGCTCTCGCAGGACGGACCGTACTCGGACGGCGACACGGTCATCGCCACGGCCGTGCCCGACCCGGGGTACGTGTTCGTGGACTGGATGCTCGACGGGGAGCCCTACGGCGGCGACGAGGAGCGTTCCCAGGGGGAGACGGCGGTCAGCTTCGACGGGGAGGGACACACCCTGACGGCGGTCTACGCGCGCGCGTAG
- a CDS encoding MOSC domain-containing protein, translated as MSSGTVQTVSSNGTYSFTKPNREGITLLAGLGVEGDVHAGVTVKHRSRVAQDPTQPNLRQVHLIHAELFEDVAGAGFEVAPGDLGENVTTRGIDLLGLPTGTLLHLGAEAVVEVTGLRNPCAQIDNFRHGLLKQVLGRDENGEIVRKAGIMGIVLTGGEVRPGDTIRAELPEGPHRPLERV; from the coding sequence ATGAGCAGCGGCACCGTCCAGACGGTCAGCAGCAACGGCACGTACTCGTTCACCAAGCCCAACCGGGAGGGCATCACCCTCCTAGCGGGCCTCGGGGTGGAGGGCGACGTCCACGCGGGAGTGACGGTCAAGCACCGTTCGCGCGTCGCCCAGGACCCGACCCAGCCGAACCTGCGTCAGGTCCACCTCATCCACGCCGAGCTCTTCGAGGACGTGGCCGGCGCCGGCTTCGAGGTGGCCCCCGGCGACCTCGGCGAGAACGTCACGACCCGGGGGATCGACCTCCTCGGCCTGCCCACCGGCACCCTGCTCCACCTGGGCGCCGAGGCCGTCGTGGAGGTCACCGGACTGCGCAACCCGTGCGCGCAGATCGACAACTTCCGGCACGGACTGCTCAAGCAGGTCCTCGGCCGCGACGAGAACGGCGAGATCGTGCGCAAGGCGGGCATCATGGGGATCGTGCTGACCGGCGGTGAGGTACGGCCCGGTGACACGATCCGGGCCGAGCTGCCCGAGGGGCCGCACCGCCCCTTGGAACGGGTCTGA
- a CDS encoding ATP/GTP-binding protein: MAYERSESTGTGTGVGDGADTTALALKILVAGGFGVGKTTLVGAVSEIRPLRTEERLSRAGELVDDTGGVDQKTTTTVAMDFGRITIRSGLSLYLFGTPGQDRFWFLWDELSQGALGAVVLADTRRLEDCFPAVDYFEHRKIPFVVAVNCFTGARTYGAHEVSRALDLDRGTPVVLCDARDRDSGKEVLIRLVEYAGRMHTARLLDSVG; encoded by the coding sequence ATGGCCTACGAGCGCTCTGAGAGCACCGGCACCGGCACCGGAGTGGGCGACGGCGCGGACACCACCGCCCTCGCCCTGAAGATCCTGGTCGCGGGAGGATTCGGTGTGGGCAAGACCACCCTGGTCGGCGCCGTCAGCGAGATCCGGCCCCTGCGCACCGAGGAACGACTCAGCCGCGCCGGCGAACTCGTCGACGACACCGGCGGAGTCGACCAGAAGACCACCACGACCGTCGCCATGGACTTCGGCCGCATCACGATCCGCTCCGGGCTCTCCCTCTACCTCTTCGGTACCCCCGGGCAGGACCGGTTCTGGTTCCTGTGGGACGAGCTCTCGCAGGGCGCCCTGGGGGCCGTCGTGCTCGCCGACACCCGGCGCCTCGAGGACTGCTTCCCCGCCGTCGACTACTTCGAGCACCGGAAGATCCCCTTCGTCGTGGCCGTCAACTGCTTCACGGGCGCCCGTACCTACGGCGCGCACGAGGTCTCCCGCGCGCTCGACCTGGACCGGGGCACGCCCGTGGTGCTGTGTGACGCGCGCGACCGCGACTCCGGCAAGGAGGTGCTCATCCGGCTCGTCGAGTACGCCGGGCGGATGCACACCGCCCGGCTCCTCGACAGCGTCGGCTGA
- a CDS encoding MHYT domain-containing protein, translating to MGHLDHATFGWLTPALSYAMACIGAALGLRCTVRALDATGRSRRNWLLTAASAIGTGIWTMHFVAMLGFGVTGTDIRYNVPLTILSLVVAMAVVGVGVFAVGYGRDRIRSLLIGGLTTGVGVASMHYMGMAALRLHGEVRYDPLMVALSVVIAVVAATAALWAALNIHAPAAVAVASLVMGAAVSSMHYTGMFAVRVEVVPSAAGLPGATVMQFIFPLAVGLGSYLFITAAFVALSPTAGERAAYASAERLTEPDERAVDVAPPGFRTAEAARRH from the coding sequence ATGGGACACCTGGACCACGCCACCTTCGGCTGGCTGACACCCGCGCTGTCGTACGCGATGGCCTGCATCGGCGCTGCCCTCGGGCTGCGCTGCACCGTACGGGCGCTCGACGCGACCGGCCGGTCACGGCGGAACTGGCTGCTCACCGCCGCCTCCGCGATCGGCACCGGCATCTGGACGATGCACTTCGTCGCGATGCTCGGCTTCGGCGTGACCGGAACCGACATCCGCTACAACGTTCCCCTGACCATCCTCAGCCTGGTGGTCGCCATGGCCGTCGTCGGCGTCGGTGTCTTCGCCGTCGGCTACGGGCGTGACCGGATCCGTTCGCTCCTGATCGGCGGACTGACCACGGGCGTCGGCGTGGCGAGCATGCACTACATGGGCATGGCCGCCCTCCGGCTGCACGGCGAAGTCCGGTACGACCCCCTGATGGTCGCCCTCTCGGTCGTGATCGCGGTCGTCGCCGCGACCGCGGCACTGTGGGCGGCCCTCAACATCCACGCACCGGCGGCGGTGGCGGTCGCCTCGCTCGTGATGGGCGCGGCGGTCAGCAGCATGCACTACACGGGCATGTTCGCGGTGCGGGTCGAGGTCGTCCCGTCCGCCGCCGGTCTCCCCGGCGCCACGGTCATGCAGTTCATCTTCCCCCTCGCCGTCGGACTCGGCTCCTACCTCTTCATCACCGCCGCCTTCGTCGCCCTCTCCCCGACGGCGGGCGAACGGGCTGCGTACGCCTCGGCCGAGCGGCTCACCGAGCCGGACGAGCGTGCGGTCGACGTCGCACCTCCCGGGTTCCGTACCGCCGAAGCCGCCCGCCGCCACTGA
- a CDS encoding acyl-CoA desaturase produces the protein MPQATLLPPAVAPAVASARTRGGSEFSPLLRTVREQGLLEHRPGWYARGIAVNLLGIAAVVAGLALIGPSWWALLLAVPLALLSARAAFVGHDAGHAQITGNRRASRVIQLVHANLLLGMSREWWNDKHNRHHANPNHLDKDPDVAADILVFAEHQTTGRKGLRGFLTRHQAWLFFPLTTLEGIALKVYGVQALLAKDGPCRTRKERLVEGALLLAHFAGYTALLLTFLNPLQALVFALVHQMLLGVHLGMAFAPNHKGMERPDEHADGDSWGHLRRQVLTSRNIRGGALTDWFLGGLNYQVEHHLFPSMPRPHLRLAQPAVRAHCAALGVPYTETGFVESYRQALGHLHEVGEPLRTERAEGAE, from the coding sequence ATGCCCCAGGCCACCCTCCTGCCCCCGGCAGTCGCCCCCGCCGTGGCGTCCGCCCGCACCCGGGGCGGCAGCGAGTTCTCCCCCCTCCTGAGGACGGTCAGGGAACAGGGCCTGCTCGAACACCGCCCCGGCTGGTACGCCCGCGGCATCGCCGTCAACCTCCTCGGCATCGCCGCCGTCGTCGCCGGACTGGCCCTCATCGGACCCTCCTGGTGGGCGCTCCTGCTCGCCGTCCCCCTCGCGCTGCTCTCCGCCCGCGCCGCCTTCGTCGGCCACGACGCCGGGCACGCCCAGATCACCGGCAACCGCAGGGCGAGCCGCGTCATCCAGCTCGTCCACGCGAACCTCCTCCTCGGCATGAGCCGGGAGTGGTGGAACGACAAGCACAACCGCCACCACGCGAACCCCAACCACCTCGACAAGGACCCGGACGTCGCGGCCGACATCCTCGTCTTCGCCGAGCACCAGACCACCGGCCGCAAGGGGCTGCGCGGGTTCCTCACCCGCCACCAGGCCTGGCTGTTCTTCCCGCTGACGACCCTGGAGGGCATCGCCCTCAAGGTGTACGGAGTCCAGGCGCTGCTCGCGAAGGACGGCCCCTGCCGTACCCGGAAGGAGCGGCTCGTCGAAGGCGCGCTGCTGCTGGCTCACTTCGCCGGCTACACGGCCCTGCTCCTCACCTTCCTCAACCCCCTCCAGGCCCTGGTCTTCGCCCTCGTCCACCAGATGCTGCTCGGCGTCCACCTGGGGATGGCCTTCGCCCCCAACCACAAGGGGATGGAACGGCCCGACGAGCACGCCGACGGCGACAGCTGGGGCCACCTGCGCCGCCAGGTGCTCACCTCGCGCAACATCCGTGGCGGCGCCCTGACCGACTGGTTCCTCGGCGGTCTCAACTACCAGGTCGAGCACCACCTCTTCCCGAGCATGCCGCGCCCCCACCTGCGGCTGGCCCAGCCGGCTGTACGCGCCCACTGTGCCGCGCTGGGCGTGCCGTACACCGAGACCGGCTTCGTGGAGTCGTACCGCCAGGCCCTCGGGCACCTGCACGAGGTGGGCGAGCCCCTGCGGACGGAGCGCGCGGAGGGCGCCGAGTAG